A stretch of Lactuca sativa cultivar Salinas chromosome 6, Lsat_Salinas_v11, whole genome shotgun sequence DNA encodes these proteins:
- the LOC111901889 gene encoding transcription factor bHLH84 → MESFGFLFDEEWESLRRMLSDDQDSGHGLLSCEQDRGLNFETHSIVSSVNNSSFINDHDLCYASENINPNLCHYFSHESNDNGCVAYDGVVSLPYQTSNTIPLPINGMCNHHDSVDLYDENDYNSSLLAQVFSDDSMEEILCSRQEVNIENTVDPTVPIADKHKHTPSKRKIEILESPNEVEDKVNDEKTNENPKKKTRVSRDSKNKKKVQPKKKQKVMTTTVNDNGVEGEDTNNNKGGGNAPIASSSSCSSEDDLTGNAENSNWKTRAGRGAATDPQSLYARKRRERINERLKVLQNLVPNGTKVDISTMLEEAVHYVKFLQLQIKLLSSDDMWMFAPIAYHGMDMGLYQKLSQS, encoded by the exons ATGGAGTCTTTCggattcttgtttgatgaagaatGGGAAAGTTTGAGAAGAATGTTATCTGATGATCAAGATTCCGGCCATGGTTTACTTTCGTGTGAACAAGATCGTGGTTTGAACTTTGAAACTCATTCCATCGTTTCATCTGTTAATAACTCATCGTTCATCAACGATCATGATTTATGTTATGCTTCTGAAAATATCAACCCTAATCTCTGTCATTACTTCTCTCATGAAAGTAACGACAATGGATGTGTTGCTTATGATGGTGTAGTCTCTCTTCCCTACCAAACTTCTAATACTATTCCTTTACCAATAAATGGTATGTGTAATCATCATGATTCGGTTGATCTCTATGATGAAAACGATTATAACTCCTCATTACTAGCCCAAGTTTTTTCCGATGATTCTATGGAAGAAATTCTATGCTCGAGACAAGAAGTCAACATAGAGAATACTGTTGATCCAACTGTGCCAATTGCTGATAAGCACAAGCACACGCCCTCCAAGAGAAAGATTGAAATCCTCGAATCGCCAAATGAAGTGGAAGACAAAGTCAATGACGAAAAAACCAATGAGAATCCCAAGAAGAAAACTAGggtttcaagagatagt AAAAATAAGAAGAAAGTGCAACCAAAGAAGAAACAGAAAGTGATGACTACTACTGTAAATGACAATGGGGTTGAAGGAGAAGATACAAACAACAATAAAGGAGGAGGGAATGCACCCATCGCAAGTTCAAGTTCTTGCAGTTCTGAGGATGATTTGACTGGAAATGCAGAAAACTCGAACTGGAAAACTAGAGCAGGTAGAGGTGCAGCCACTGATCCTCAAAGCCTCTATGCACGG AAAAGAAGAGAGAGGATAAACGAGAGACTGAAAGTCCTTCAGAACCTTGTTCCAAATGGGACGAAGGTTGACATTAGCACAATGCTTGAAGAAGCTGTCCACTATGTGAAGTTCTTGCAGCTTCAAATTAAG TTGCTAAGCTCAGATGACATGTGGATGTTTGCTCCAATAGCATACCATGGGATGGACATGGGTCTATACCAGAAACTTTCACAATCTTAA